A genomic segment from Candidatus Zixiibacteriota bacterium encodes:
- a CDS encoding sigma-70 family RNA polymerase sigma factor, which translates to MTELDKRRTFEAEALPAMDALYRSALRLAKNPSDAEDLVQETYVKAYRFWDKFEPGSNCRAWLFRIMTNVFINEYRSRSRNPVSASSDEIDDRFLYADEDSRDPEQLWVTRTVGSDVLRAIDSLPDEFRLVVVLSFVEQFTYKQIADMTGLHLGTVKSRLHRGRKLCQKILAGYAADYGLTPAVTG; encoded by the coding sequence ATGACGGAACTTGACAAAAGAAGAACCTTTGAGGCAGAGGCTTTGCCGGCGATGGATGCTCTTTATCGGAGCGCTCTTCGTTTGGCGAAAAATCCCTCAGACGCCGAGGACCTCGTACAGGAGACCTATGTCAAGGCGTATCGTTTCTGGGACAAATTCGAACCCGGTTCGAACTGTCGGGCATGGCTGTTCAGGATAATGACAAATGTCTTCATCAACGAATATCGCTCGCGCTCGAGAAACCCGGTATCCGCCAGCAGCGATGAAATAGACGACCGGTTTCTTTACGCCGATGAGGACAGCCGGGATCCGGAGCAGCTTTGGGTCACCAGGACGGTGGGCAGCGATGTTCTCAGGGCGATCGACAGTCTTCCCGATGAGTTCCGGCTGGTGGTGGTGCTTTCGTTCGTGGAGCAGTTTACGTACAAGCAGATTGCCGATATGACCGGTTTACATCTTGGCACCGTAAAATCGCGACTTCATCGCGGCCGTAAACTGTGTCAAAAGATTCTGGCGGGTTACGCCGCCGATTACGGTCTGACGCCGGCCGTAACAGGTTGA
- a CDS encoding penicillin-binding protein activator LpoB, with protein MKNLLVFALLAILPLGCGGGKTVTRLDTESVTDLSGKWNDTDSRLVAEEMISDCLSRPWLTDFAAAQGAKPVVTVGTIRNLSSEHIQMETFISDFERELINSSQVRFVASKEARSEIREERFEQQEFASKETAKKLREETGADFMLQGAIKTITDQEEGKSVVFYQTDLELINIESMEKVWIGTKKIKKGIAQSGTKW; from the coding sequence ATGAAGAATCTGTTGGTCTTTGCCCTGCTGGCCATTCTACCGCTCGGATGCGGTGGTGGCAAAACAGTCACGCGCCTCGACACCGAAAGCGTGACCGACTTGAGCGGCAAATGGAATGACACCGACTCGAGGTTGGTGGCCGAAGAAATGATATCCGACTGTCTGTCGCGCCCGTGGCTGACGGATTTCGCCGCCGCCCAGGGAGCCAAGCCGGTGGTGACAGTTGGAACCATCCGCAATCTCTCCAGCGAGCACATCCAGATGGAAACATTCATCTCGGATTTCGAAAGAGAACTGATAAACTCGTCACAGGTCCGTTTCGTAGCCAGCAAGGAAGCCCGCTCGGAAATTCGCGAAGAACGCTTTGAGCAACAGGAGTTCGCGTCGAAAGAAACCGCCAAGAAACTTCGCGAAGAAACCGGCGCCGATTTCATGCTGCAAGGAGCCATCAAAACCATCACCGATCAGGAAGAAGGCAAGAGCGTGGTTTTCTACCAGACCGACCTCGAACTGATAAATATCGAGAGCATGGAGAAAGTCTGGATTGGCACCAAGAAAATCAAGAAGGGTATCGCCCAGTCAGGCACCAAGTGGTAA